The sequence TGTTTTTTGTACGCTTTTCTACCTTTGCACAAGTAACGATGCAGGCCAAGGCGCGTTGTCGATGCAACTGTtcttaatacatatacatatttcgtaaatattatgaaatcatTATGACCGAAGAGGCAACATATTCCTTCAGTTATTTCTTCTTATggtactttttaaaaatatggtTCCATTGTCCTAATTCTGGAAACTACTCTTCGAAACCATTGAGATACTTTAATGCGATAAAACGAGGACGATAGCTAATTTACACTTGTTCTAGTTCTATAATACTGCtccgaaatattttttcatatttccaagataataaatgtatatattctttttacttGATGGAACTAGTAAACAACGAATATAGCgtcgaataatatttataacaaagtaaattatataaaataatcctatttaataaatttcatatataaattttttataaagtgttatttaattttattaaacagcCACAAAAAATGCATGTAATATTGCAGCTATGTAacaattcaattttcttcttcaGGTAGCTTCCTagttcataaaattatctaatcAGAAAAGATAGGTAGGCGTATGTGATTGCATTACCCTATTAAATGTGTTGTATTTTTATGATAACATAAAAGTATCTACATCAAatgtaataatatgtatttgtacaatgtataaaaatcgtatatatataaattatttatatatttcttattttgcaaataagaaaatgttataaaaatttgtttttagaaTGGAGCACCATTATGGGAAGATTTAATTTCAAAAGCAACCAAATTACATTCTTGTCTAaggtaataattatattttgattacagtttaatatttattttattagtaaacTTAAGATTTGACTTTTATATTCAATAGTAATACTAATTATATTGTgcataaaacataaaaataaaatttactgcaagcttgtattttaattacagatgtattgtaaaatttactttacaataatataatatctctaattacattaaaaatttttttaggGCTGCTATTTTAGCTATTTCTGCATATCTTGAAACCTTTCAAAAAATTGCTGATGCTGCAACTAGTGCGAGAGGTGAATTATGTCTTATTTTCTATGTTTATTATAAACAAtcatatatcaatatttgtttgTGTcatactttcttttttaattttttatgaaatacttttaaattttaactcttagtccaataaaatatttgtaattaaggTGCAACAAAAGAAATTGGAACTGCTTTAACCCGGATATGTCTTAGACATAAAGCAGTAGAAACACGTATGAAATCATTTACTAGGTAAGTTTTCAttaaactttaataatttttaatatttatttgttaaataagtattttttatttacatattcttTTATTAGTGCTATTATGGATTGCTTGGTGTTGCCCcttcaagaaaaattagaagattGGAaaaaatctttaataaatttagatAAAGAACATGCTAAAGGTTAGTATATTTAATGGTAACATAtttgaaaatgttgaaatataCTTCAAATTCTGTTAattttagaatataaaaaagCAAAAGCAGAATTAAGAAAGCGATCTACTGATACATTACGTTTGCAAAAGAAAAAAGCACGAAAGGGTCATCATTTACAAGGACAGTCACAAGGGCATGGAACATTATCAGGTGATATTGAATTGAATCGAATGCTAGAATCTTCAGCTGCTGTTGTTCAAGAAAAACGGTTAAGTTTAGAAGAAACGGAAAGAAAAGCCGTTCGCGCGGCTTTACTCGAAGAAAGGGGCAGATATTGTCTTCTTGCCAGATTTTTGAAACCAGTACTTGTTAGTAACATCAGTTATAATAACCgggtaattaataatttaatttcaaataacgCTATTAACAACATGTAAAAAACAAACATAGGATGAAGAAATTGCAATGCTAATGGAACTGACACACTTACAAGAGGTTTCTGATCAATTACAACGACATGCAGCCTCTCCACATCATTTACCTCCTGCATCAGAGCAAGTGATAACAGATATAAAAGGTTGCGATGTAACACAATGGTCACTTGCTACGCCGCCCTCAAGTCCTTCTCTGTCACTTGGGTCAAGAAAAAGTTCAATGTGTTCAATTAGTTCTTTGACTAGTAGCAGCAGTGGTTCTTGTAAAAGTCATCCAAGTCCATCTGGACACCCTTGGCACAGATCACTTTCTCAGGTGAAAATTACGGTAGCATAAACAACCGATATTACATCCTTTTTGTTCTGCTTCGTTATTATACTAAGAATGTCAATCATTTGTGCATGGCATATTAGTTTCACTATTTATGCACTAGCCGTATTTTAAGCAAGTAGTTGCTTATGGATCATAGCATGAATGCCACTTGGCATCGGCTTAGTGTGTATGTGGTAGTCGATGTTGTACTCGTTGTAGTCTGTCGGTGTCAGGCCCTCCAGCATCAACGGTATGATGACACTACGCCACTTGGTAAATGGTAGTTCCCGTGACTCTGGCTTCACTTCTCAGGACACGTTATACACACAACCAATCTCTGAACATCAGGTAAGGTTGTTAGACACTAGTTGCTTGCCActtcatatttttcctttttatttgcaATATTCAATAGAGCACTGCATTCTTTGAGGTGTATGTCTTTTTTACGTTTTTGAAGTTAAACTATGTTGTTGTAGGTATCAAATGTGTCTTCTCAAACTAATCAAAATACTGGTTGTACTACAAGACCTGTAACTACTGCTACTTGGCCTGACTTGCAGGAGACATCAGTTCAGTATGATAGGCAAAATCAAAACACAATCAACGAACGGCCGCACACGATCTCTTCTggtaagaaaattattaattaaaatatatggtaaagaataacgtataatttatttataatattacactTATTCTTGTAGCTTATGAAAAAGGCCATCAAAGACCAGCACTCAGTGTCTACACATTCCAAGCTCCAGATAATAGTGGCTGTTGTCATAGTCAACCCGCTTCTCcagtttcttcttcctcttcatgTTCTTCCTCTAATCAACAAGCATCCAGAGTACAATTGCGTAGAAATAATGGTAGTCATCGCCCTCCTATACCAAACAGATGTTCCAGTTTAGAGCGACCAACAGTTCCAATAAAAAGTGAACCTCCTGGAAGTCCTAGAGGGAAACCTAAGTTACCACTTCCAGCACATTTAGCAAAAGGTCTCTATTAATCTTTATGAATTATGTTAATGTTTAgaaaataacatataatattacgatataatacaGAATTAGCAACTCATCAACTCCAGCAACCAATGTATGTGAACATGCACGAATTAGCAAATTTAGCTGCAAGCCGCGCTCAAGAGATGCAGTTACCTTTACCACCACCTCCTGCTTCATTATCAGCACCAGGAACTGAAAAGGTAAGGCAACAACATTTGACATTTTATAACTATAAGTGCTTagctaaatatatttttagactGAAATTACGGAAAAAGATGGTGGAAGTCAAACATCAGAATCTAGTATTGAATCTAGCAGTGGATATGGAAGTCAAACTACTATACCGCATTCTCATTCACTCCATAATCCAAGTGAGAATGCATGGAATGTACCTGGTGCTGTATCTACTTTAACGGTCCGTAGAGGATCGATGCAGCAAGTGAATAAACCTCCACCACCAACAAGACGAACGTCTACTATTATAACTGCCACATTCAATAATCCTTCAGGAGGTTCTAACGATGAACGCACTGATAATACTTGCGACGAAACTGAAAATCTTCCTCCCCCGCCAGCGTTTTTGTTAGAAGGTTCTTCACCTACAGCTAGTCCGACTCCTCAACGGtagaatataattctttttcatCTGTATTATGAAAGATTTCAATGTCACGTAAAACgctaatgtaatgtaatatatattctatattgcAGATCTATCTCAGTGTCGGAAACAGTAAGGACTCTTACAGAGTTACGTCATACACCTGCTAGTCCATCTCTTTTACGGAAAGCTACAGGACAAGCACAGTCGCATAACAATGCATCTGCTACATTACCGCATAATGCTGTGTTGCAAGTAACTCGATCATCTGTTGAACGTTCATGTGCAGCCATTCGTTCAGCTTCTCAAGAACGTAATTCAAATACTACACAAATAACTACTGTCAATACAGGTGTAAATATTCAAGGGCAAGGTCCGGGAGGGGTTGGCCAAAGTTTTATGGCGGTTCTCAGTGCTAAGCTCATTAACAGTACAGGTAATAATGCCACAAGTGGTAACAATACGAATAGTAGTCCCAAATCTACCAGAAAGCACTCCATTGAACAGCAGATAAGCAAAAATTCTAAAACACCATCTGGTTTTCTCGAGACTTTGAATGCTAAATTAGCGCAACAACAACAAAACTTGCAAGGAAATAATACAACGAGTAGATCCGCAAGCGTAAGACGCATAATGGGTAATCGTGTACCCATTATGGATCCTTTACAAGTCAGGGATTCTCTCATGGATCAAATACGAAAAGGTACCTCTTTAAGGAAAACCAGTGGTCCCATTAACGATCGTTCAGCACCTAAAATTTATTGAGTATTATAATACGGATGTTCGTACAAGTTCCTTTGTTATTTCTGATGCATCTGATATTTGCGACTGTTGTAACAATCGCAACACGCATTATCAAGTCTAAACAATAACGTGTTTACATCGCCAAATAAAATTGCGCTTGTCACGCGTATATATGTACCTTTACGAACGTACATTTGGTAATTGATGATCAGTTAGACTGACTTCTTTGCATTTCGGTGCACTGACGTAAAATTCAAAGAGTAAAGCAAATTGTTTACCTGAATTCGTTAATATCGTGTTtagtttgattaaaattatgtAAGAAAGGCAAGCTCTATATTAAATCcatctttaatttatatttcgcaATGCgtgtcataatatatataatatatacatatatattaattcaGTGCAAAGATAAAACGACGTGTCTTGTTTAATTAGAGAGCccaattttattatatcgtacacgtactttataatttaaaataataagatttaaataatatatttataaactaaagtagtatatttacatattattgcAACTTTAAGTTTTAACTTAAGTTGATGTTTGATACTAATGCCTGATGCTTGCCAGTACTATGGAAAACCTGACTGACTGAATCATATTTTAGTAGCAAtttaatactttatattttaatttaaagaagaaatacaaaatctgcatatataatttaatatagagCTCGTGTcttaatgtattattattttacatgtaGTGATTAATTTTACCTGTATTGTCTGTCTTTCATTTTCCTGTATGAAGCGCACAAACACAattgtcatttttatttcagactatttttatttcctacTCAGTATCGTGTTCCATGCGAGCACAGGTTCTAATAGTAGCATTTGTCAACCAATATAATACTGTTTGGTATGACAAAATTGAACGTAAATGTATGTGAGTATTACTGCCCAGGTAGAACTTAATTTTAGAATTAGTTTTTATATTGGCCCGATTCCATCGAGatttatatctttaatatttattcaatatcgatatacaataatattgtattttccAGACTACAGTATTACTGCATTATTTTTTTTGTTTGAACAATTCGTAAGTTAATTTTACTACACTTGAAAGTTTTTGTATTAACTTAGTGTAGATTTCTTTAGATTATACCAATTGTCTTTTACACATACCGCCTTCTTGCTAGAGAAGTGACACTTTTAAAAAATCCTTAATTTCGATATGTTTGTAAAAATTCCCCAactgtttttttttaatagtaaaCGATATATAtgagtaatattttataaaaaattttagaaatctaAGGATTATTGCTTAAATtacaacaaaattattaaattggtAAATAATTACTAAATTGTTCAATAATTAGTAATCTTCTATTTCaaagattctattttatttttattaactgtGGATCACTTTTCTAGCAAACTGATGATAACCACTTAGTCCTAGTTTTAAAACGTATCCATATTTCGGAATACCATGGATCTGTATTTAGAATACTTCGCGATTGCAATGTCTGTCTCTTGCATATTGATTCTACATATCCGAGTTTTTGTATCACTGTGTTTTTTGACATTAGGGTAAGTATTGTACAATACTGTTTTATAATATCGATATCTACGAAGTTAGGAGAGCTGTTGAGATATGTGCATTTACTATTTACTCGAGTATTTACTGCCAACGTGTTCGACCAATATTCTCGTAAATATTGAGTCAACATTTCGTCACAGTACTTGTGTTCTGCCTGGGCAATGCTGTTCCAATATCggtaaatattaaaagtaaacgTATATATGTATCTCAGATCGGCGAGAAAATTACTAGTGCGTTAATACATCATTTTTGGTGAATGTATACCTCTGCGCATATTTAACTAACTGATGAAAATTATGATCCCAGTGTAACAAAGTATTATTAATCGTATTCGTCTCGTTTTTTCTTAAGTGACCATTTGCGAATAGGATTCTATAATATCTACTACATGTACCGTGTTGTTTATTCGTACGGATAAACGGTGATGTACTAACTACAAGCAAAAAATATCTATTGAATAGAGTATAATTGAAATGTTTGGGAACGACGCCGACTGAACTGAAAACGCTACTGCCAATTTATAGACATTCAAAAATCGTTCCTTTCATTCCTGATGCAGGTGTTAGGTTTTGCATTTTACTTTAGTGAAGCGTCGCTACGGGTAGTTTCTCTAGCGAACAGTGCAAATAGTCTTATTTATTTCGAGCAAGCATTTTATCGTTTACAAATGTGGATAAATAGCTAACACATTTCCAGTGATAATGCGATTTGGTATTTAATGCTGAAGTCGAACATAGGAAATtacataaataacaataaaaaaaaaagaagtacgaagaaagaaagaaagagaagaaagatcgATAGCTTTATAACAAATATGCTCTGTAGCTgtgcaaaaagaaagaaagagaaaatgtttCAATTCCATCAGCATTAAATGACAAACACTTAGtatgataaataaaaagagccgtaataataaaatagataacCGTAAAATCtgctgtaataaaataatatttaatgtagTAAAATGTTCGAGAGGTGATtgttaatttgtaataattatttcagtAGCAGATCAGAtacaaagaataaataaataaaagtataacaaACAACAAACCGATATTCGCTTTTTTGCGTGTTCACTtgtcaatatacatatatatatatatatatatatatatataattacgaaggaataaattaatcaatttaCTATACTGAAAACTTTATtcacaatatatataaaaaaagaggaaCTTTCCATTCCCTGATACATATATAACTAATTGCGACGATGATGTTCGTTTATGTTTTCACGTGGACTATAGCTTATCCTATGATTACTTACATATTATGTAACTGATATATttgtagataaaaaaaaaaacagaaaatgaaaAGAGTAGATTCATGTATATACCCTGCGCGAAATTAGTTCAGttaaaaaaggaaacagaaCATACAGTGTTATATCCTTGTAATCGAAATTTACACAATCGGTTTCAAACATTTTGCGCATAAAACACATTAAGATAGATATACTAAATCTAACCGTAAACCGAGGGATCTTCGTACGTGCATTGAATGTTCTCTTCATTGAAACAAAAGGCTCGTGCCTCGGccaatttgcaaggcataccGCTTACCATTGGTAAACCATATATATGAAACGAATCGTTCAGTGTTTGCTTCTGATCCCCGGATGCAAGAAAGTCGTTATCCTTGTTTATGATTAATGCAAAACTTCCAGCTGCAagaacatatttttttatactgaaTATACATTGTAAAACGGTGTAGGTGTTATGTGTATCGAGGTATGGTGGTTTAACTTATAAATGTGTACCCCGTCTCTTAGTACGATGAAACGTTACGTACGGTTATCTAACTGTAAACAGGAGCAATTTGGGCTTAAAGTGAACTCGACCGTGGCACGAAGACGTTGAACTTCTCGGGATGGATGTAAGTCCAGCAGCAATCTCACTTTGCGAAGTCGTCTGATTGCTACCTTAACCGCGCTACTTGCCGAACAATAAACATCGCTAATGTTTGATGGTAACTCCATACATACGGGACAAGATTGGTTTACTCCCATTGGCACTAAAGTAACATGTAACTTGAGAAACAATAATTGTACGTGTAACTGTTGTagattataaaatacattttacttACACGGAATATTCGTCTCGGTGATTGACGTAGTGTTCTTTATTTCAATATCTGGCTCCACCTGAAAGAAATTGTCTCTATCTATAGTTCGacgaatctttttattttcttcattcgATTTTTCGTTgtttgacaaattttatttgattaattattgGCAAATCGTTTGGAACGATTATAAAAGtttgaaatgtatataaatacctGTACAGGTTCTTCATTCTCTATTTGTATAGTTGATACAGTTTGGTCTTCCGTTGCAAATGTCGGTGTTAAATCAGGTGATCCATTGGTAGTGATAGCCATTTCTGTTTTATCATAGGCATCCGGTTTCATATAAACTGGAATTGGTCCTTCTATTCCATCTGGCACTGCTAGTTCATGATTGACGACGAAGAAAGAGGAATTCACCGGACTGGTATTAAATTCTTTGTATTGCTTCATAGTAGATAGTTGATTTGGCGTTGTTTGTTCATCGACTGGTTCCGCGCTGCTACAAATTGAAGCGATTGTGTAATTCTGAAAGCATTTATTCTATCAatcgttacattttttttttttctaattaaaattgaatagaAATCGTCTGAACTTACAGTGGATACGGTAAGCTCTTGCTGATAGTAATCGTAAAGCTTCACGTTTGCTGGCTTAAGATGATCGACAAAATACTCCTGTATTATTCTAAACGAGACGCAAGTATTTTGTCCagttaatttatcaaaataaatcgTCATAGTATCTTGGT comes from Bombus terrestris chromosome 7, iyBomTerr1.2, whole genome shotgun sequence and encodes:
- the LOC100644258 gene encoding protein MTSS 2 isoform X2; protein product: MDATIERECSALGGLFQQIITDMKNGAPLWEDLISKATKLHSCLRAAILAISAYLETFQKIADAATSARGATKEIGTALTRICLRHKAVETRMKSFTSAIMDCLVLPLQEKLEDWKKSLINLDKEHAKEYKKAKAELRKRSTDTLRLQKKKARKGHHLQGQSQGHGTLSGDIELNRMLESSAAVVQEKRLSLEETERKAVRAALLEERGRYCLLARFLKPVLDEEIAMLMELTHLQEVSDQLQRHAASPHHLPPASEQVITDIKGCDVTQWSLATPPSSPSLSLGSRKSSMCSISSLTSSSSGSCKSHPSPSGHPWHRSLSQSVGVRPSSINGMMTLRHLVNGSSRDSGFTSQDTLYTQPISEHQETSVQYDRQNQNTINERPHTISSAYEKGHQRPALSVYTFQAPDNSGCCHSQPASPVSSSSSCSSSNQQASRVQLRRNNGSHRPPIPNRCSSLERPTVPIKSEPPGSPRGKPKLPLPAHLAKELATHQLQQPMYVNMHELANLAASRAQEMQLPLPPPPASLSAPGTEKTEITEKDGGSQTSESSIESSSGYGSQTTIPHSHSLHNPSENAWNVPGAVSTLTVRRGSMQQVNKPPPPTRRTSTIITATFNNPSGGSNDERTDNTCDETENLPPPPAFLLEGSSPTASPTPQRSISVSETVRTLTELRHTPASPSLLRKATGQAQSHNNASATLPHNAVLQVTRSSVERSCAAIRSASQERNSNTTQITTVNTGVNIQGQGPGGVGQSFMAVLSAKLINSTGNNATSGNNTNSSPKSTRKHSIEQQISKNSKTPSGFLETLNAKLAQQQQNLQGNNTTSRSASVRRIMGNRVPIMDPLQVRDSLMDQIRKGTSLRKTSGPINDRSAPKIY
- the LOC100644258 gene encoding protein MTSS 2 isoform X3, producing the protein MDATIERECSALGGLFQQIITDMKNGAPLWEDLISKATKLHSCLRAAILAISAYLETFQKIADAATSARGATKEIGTALTRICLRHKAVETRMKSFTSAIMDCLVLPLQEKLEDWKKSLINLDKEHAKEYKKAKAELRKRSTDTLRLQKKKARKGHHLQGQSQGHGTLSGDIELNRMLESSAAVVQEKRLSLEETERKAVRAALLEERGRYCLLARFLKPVLDEEIAMLMELTHLQEVSDQLQRHAASPHHLPPASEQVITDIKGCDVTQWSLATPPSSPSLSLGSRKSSMCSISSLTSSSSGSCKSHPSPSGHPWHRSLSQVSNVSSQTNQNTGCTTRPVTTATWPDLQETSVQYDRQNQNTINERPHTISSAYEKGHQRPALSVYTFQAPDNSGCCHSQPASPVSSSSSCSSSNQQASRVQLRRNNGSHRPPIPNRCSSLERPTVPIKSEPPGSPRGKPKLPLPAHLAKELATHQLQQPMYVNMHELANLAASRAQEMQLPLPPPPASLSAPGTEKTEITEKDGGSQTSESSIESSSGYGSQTTIPHSHSLHNPSENAWNVPGAVSTLTVRRGSMQQVNKPPPPTRRTSTIITATFNNPSGGSNDERTDNTCDETENLPPPPAFLLEGSSPTASPTPQRSISVSETVRTLTELRHTPASPSLLRKATGQAQSHNNASATLPHNAVLQVTRSSVERSCAAIRSASQERNSNTTQITTVNTGVNIQGQGPGGVGQSFMAVLSAKLINSTGNNATSGNNTNSSPKSTRKHSIEQQISKNSKTPSGFLETLNAKLAQQQQNLQGNNTTSRSASVRRIMGNRVPIMDPLQVRDSLMDQIRKGTSLRKTSGPINDRSAPKIY
- the LOC100644258 gene encoding protein MTSS 1 isoform X1, encoding MDATIERECSALGGLFQQIITDMKNGAPLWEDLISKATKLHSCLRAAILAISAYLETFQKIADAATSARGATKEIGTALTRICLRHKAVETRMKSFTSAIMDCLVLPLQEKLEDWKKSLINLDKEHAKEYKKAKAELRKRSTDTLRLQKKKARKGHHLQGQSQGHGTLSGDIELNRMLESSAAVVQEKRLSLEETERKAVRAALLEERGRYCLLARFLKPVLDEEIAMLMELTHLQEVSDQLQRHAASPHHLPPASEQVITDIKGCDVTQWSLATPPSSPSLSLGSRKSSMCSISSLTSSSSGSCKSHPSPSGHPWHRSLSQSVGVRPSSINGMMTLRHLVNGSSRDSGFTSQDTLYTQPISEHQVSNVSSQTNQNTGCTTRPVTTATWPDLQETSVQYDRQNQNTINERPHTISSAYEKGHQRPALSVYTFQAPDNSGCCHSQPASPVSSSSSCSSSNQQASRVQLRRNNGSHRPPIPNRCSSLERPTVPIKSEPPGSPRGKPKLPLPAHLAKELATHQLQQPMYVNMHELANLAASRAQEMQLPLPPPPASLSAPGTEKTEITEKDGGSQTSESSIESSSGYGSQTTIPHSHSLHNPSENAWNVPGAVSTLTVRRGSMQQVNKPPPPTRRTSTIITATFNNPSGGSNDERTDNTCDETENLPPPPAFLLEGSSPTASPTPQRSISVSETVRTLTELRHTPASPSLLRKATGQAQSHNNASATLPHNAVLQVTRSSVERSCAAIRSASQERNSNTTQITTVNTGVNIQGQGPGGVGQSFMAVLSAKLINSTGNNATSGNNTNSSPKSTRKHSIEQQISKNSKTPSGFLETLNAKLAQQQQNLQGNNTTSRSASVRRIMGNRVPIMDPLQVRDSLMDQIRKGTSLRKTSGPINDRSAPKIY